In the Hylaeus volcanicus isolate JK05 chromosome 1, UHH_iyHylVolc1.0_haploid, whole genome shotgun sequence genome, one interval contains:
- the LOC128874250 gene encoding dynein light chain Tctex-type protein 2B-like isoform X2, giving the protein MQMEENVQMKDSIEPENKVSTEKIEKEEKMQVNLEVIEDIETTTSQQPVYQIRPQLHDKFKPLNAKEVIHNVLFDQLSAKTYDSGEAVQWTKDIADIIREKVKDLNFKRYKYIVNVVLGEQHGAGVKMGTRCIWDAEADSYAYDSFVNDTIFCVATVYAVYFY; this is encoded by the exons ATGCAAATGGAGGAAAACGTCCAAATGAAAGATTCCATTGAACCAGAGAATAAAGTGTCGAcagaaaaaatcgaaaaagaagagaaaatgcAGGTGAATTTAGAGGTTATCGAAGACATAGAGACTACAACTTCGCAACAACCGGTTTACCAAATACGACCTCAACTACACGACAA GTTTAAACCTTTAAACGCAAAAGAGGtaatacataatgtattattCGATCAGCTTTCTGCAAAAACTTATGATTCGGGAGAAGCTGTTCAATGGACTAAAGATATAGCAGATATAATTAGAGAGAAAGTTAAAG atttaaacttcaaacgttacaaatatattgtaaatgtTGTTTTGGGTGAACAACATGGAGCAGGGGTAAAAATGGGTACAAGATGTATTTGGGATGCGGAAGCTGATAGTTATGCTTATGATAGTTTTGTGAAT GACACTATATTCTGTGTGGCTACTGTGTATGCTGTATATTTTTACTAG
- the LOC128874250 gene encoding dynein light chain Tctex-type protein 2B-like isoform X1: MQMEENVQMKDSIEPENKVSTEKIEKEEKMQVNLEVIEDIETTTSQQPVYQIRPQLHDKFKPLNAKEVIHNVLFDQLSAKTYDSGEAVQWTKDIADIIREKVKDLNFKRYKYIVNVVLGEQHGAGVKMGTRCIWDAEADSYAYDSFVNHWIHTMGTTFSGHYILCGYCVCCIFLLEMVCLQMFSDKIRYF; the protein is encoded by the exons ATGCAAATGGAGGAAAACGTCCAAATGAAAGATTCCATTGAACCAGAGAATAAAGTGTCGAcagaaaaaatcgaaaaagaagagaaaatgcAGGTGAATTTAGAGGTTATCGAAGACATAGAGACTACAACTTCGCAACAACCGGTTTACCAAATACGACCTCAACTACACGACAA GTTTAAACCTTTAAACGCAAAAGAGGtaatacataatgtattattCGATCAGCTTTCTGCAAAAACTTATGATTCGGGAGAAGCTGTTCAATGGACTAAAGATATAGCAGATATAATTAGAGAGAAAGTTAAAG atttaaacttcaaacgttacaaatatattgtaaatgtTGTTTTGGGTGAACAACATGGAGCAGGGGTAAAAATGGGTACAAGATGTATTTGGGATGCGGAAGCTGATAGTTATGCTTATGATAGTTTTGTGAAT CATTGGATACATACAATGGGTACAACTTTTTCAGGACACTATATTCTGTGTGGCTACTGTGTATGCTGTATATTTTTACTAGAGATGGTATGCCTTCAAATGTTCTCTGACAAAATTCGCTACTTTTGA
- the LOC128874250 gene encoding dynein light chain Tctex-type protein 2B-like isoform X3, producing the protein MQMEENVQMKDSIEPENKVSTEKIEKEEKMQLSAKTYDSGEAVQWTKDIADIIREKVKDLNFKRYKYIVNVVLGEQHGAGVKMGTRCIWDAEADSYAYDSFVNHWIHTMGTTFSGHYILCGYCVCCIFLLEMVCLQMFSDKIRYF; encoded by the exons ATGCAAATGGAGGAAAACGTCCAAATGAAAGATTCCATTGAACCAGAGAATAAAGTGTCGAcagaaaaaatcgaaaaagaagagaaaatgcAG CTTTCTGCAAAAACTTATGATTCGGGAGAAGCTGTTCAATGGACTAAAGATATAGCAGATATAATTAGAGAGAAAGTTAAAG atttaaacttcaaacgttacaaatatattgtaaatgtTGTTTTGGGTGAACAACATGGAGCAGGGGTAAAAATGGGTACAAGATGTATTTGGGATGCGGAAGCTGATAGTTATGCTTATGATAGTTTTGTGAAT CATTGGATACATACAATGGGTACAACTTTTTCAGGACACTATATTCTGTGTGGCTACTGTGTATGCTGTATATTTTTACTAGAGATGGTATGCCTTCAAATGTTCTCTGACAAAATTCGCTACTTTTGA
- the LOC128874241 gene encoding proteoglycan 4 isoform X2 has product MTTSMEKYVSTGPSGAASGIPGLEFIDSELQNVQPGQSKTIAYKQVSYQYNKNLDGKPGGDTWIAPDNTVSSSALIDNIRERTYEENTIQRGLEPASKTFNRELVYSDGSAPRSKQTSPLPGLQQRDVKYIHESSSYQAESTPSTVTTVHANTGQEYGNVEYIPVPSPTPSIPINLAPGPNTKVTTTIKTYTYELPGAPETYLPGGGVPGTVVLPGDQRITYTLPKAGSTATDKTVTYQTATENVPPKTPTRYGSPPLVTDITKKSATLHQESKFFREEHYGGQPGQPTTVAYHPGSPVQTTVTRNEKYYQVEGGGGGGSYPNGHGPGDRPDYPGTTVMYQNEPPLTTVNETHTTINRIEEHYPSRPPSSGRYPTPDKPATPVNYYTVPPQITPPQPSTTIYKFSNTTTTVPPSKNAEDHEVLLPKPFPVGSVQVCPSKPATVEQTPPKKLEDLMASFSDSEREVLHNIEKREKVQQKESSTVKKEVDFVPHTPPKVKSKNVAGPPVYYPPGSAEFTKKEESSAAMSQSGGGWEKASAKYEYEASSKSKSKSKSGAAVVPVCLPLCCALPCVIM; this is encoded by the exons ATGACGACCTCGATGGAGAAGTACGTGAGCACTGGACCGAGTGGCGCAGCAAGTGGTATACCCGGTTTAGAATTCATCGATTCGGAACTACAAAAT gTACAACCCGGTCAAAGTAAAACGATCGCTTATAAGCAGGTGTCGTATCAGTACAACAAAAACCTCGATGGAAAGCCTGGTGGCG aTACCTGGATAGCACCGGACAATACGGTGTCTAGCTCGGCCTTGAT CGATAACATACGAGAAAGAACTTACgaagaaaatacaattcaaCGGGGTTTAGAACCTGCTAGCAAAACATTCAATAGAGAACTA GTATACAGCGACGGTTCTGCGCCTCGTTCAAAACAGACTTCACCTTTACCTGGTCTGCAACAGCGAgacgtaaaatatattcatgaatcTTCGA GTTACCAGGCAGAATCGACACCGAGTACGGTAACTACCGTCCACGCGAATACCGGCCAAGAATACGGAAATGTGGAATATATACCAGTTCCATCGCCAACGCCATCGATACCCATCAATCTGGCACCTGGACCAAACACAAAAGTCACGACCACCATAAAAACGTACACCTACGAATTACCAGGAGCACCCGAGACATATTTACCAGGTGGCGGTGTGCCAGGAACTGTGGTACTTCCAGGTGACCAAAGAATTACGTATACATTACCGAAAGCCGGTAGCACTGCCACCGATAAGACGGTCACCTATCAAACTGCGACTGAAAACGTTCCACCTAAAACACCGACTAGGTATGGCAGTCCACCCCTTGTAACGGACATTACCAAAAAGTCTGCAACGTTGCACCAAGAATCAAAATTCTTCCGCGAAGAACACTACGGAGGTCAACCAGGACAACCAACTACAGTTGCCTATCATCCCGGTTCACCAGTCCAGACTACAGTCACGCGAAATGAAAAGTACTATCAAGTCGAAGGTGGTGGTGGCGGCGGCAGTTACCCTAATGGCCACGGTCCTGGTGATCGACCAGATTATCCTGGAACCACGGTCATGTATCAAAACGAGCCACCACTCACCACTGTAAACGAAACTCATACCACTATAAATCGAATCGAGGAACATTACCCTAGTCGTCCACCGTCCAGTGGACGATATCCGACACCTGATAAACCAGCAACACCGGTTAACTATTATACCGTACCGCCACAGATCACTCCGCCGCAACCTTCCACgactatatataaattttccaacaCGACTACGACTGTACCGCCTAGCAAGAATGCCGAAGACCACGAAGTCTTGTTACCTAAACCGTTCCCAGTCGGGAGCGTTCAAGTCTGTCCCTCTAAGCCTGCTACAGTTGAGCAAACTCCACCTAAAAAGTTGGAAGATCTAATGGCATCGTTCTCTGATTCTGAG CGCGAAGTGCTGCATAACATtgaaaaaagggaaaaagtaCAACAAAAAGAATCTTCAACCGTTAAAAAAGAAGTCGACTTTGTGCCGCATACGCCGCCcaaagtaaaaagtaaaaatgttgCCGGACCTCCAGTTTACTATCCTCCTGGATCAGCGGAATTCACTAAAAAGGAAGAATCTAGCGCGGCAATGTCGCAATCCGGT gGCGGATGGGAAAAGGCTAGTGcaaaatacgaatacgaaGCATCCAGTAAAAGCAAATCGAAATCCAAAAGCGGTGCTGCTGTAGTTCCCGTTTGTTTGCCTCTTTGTTGTGCTTTGCCGTGTGTAATTATGTAA
- the LOC128874241 gene encoding proteoglycan 4 isoform X1 has protein sequence MSAAVRERTTTHTSRKIVSHGGPISGQSQPATTANSSLENNLDALLEDLQTSVSRSTTPNRGGRPLSPQVEYRVAANPTKVVSEVRSISPSRTMTTSMEKYVSTGPSGAASGIPGLEFIDSELQNVQPGQSKTIAYKQVSYQYNKNLDGKPGGDTWIAPDNTVSSSALIDNIRERTYEENTIQRGLEPASKTFNRELVYSDGSAPRSKQTSPLPGLQQRDVKYIHESSSYQAESTPSTVTTVHANTGQEYGNVEYIPVPSPTPSIPINLAPGPNTKVTTTIKTYTYELPGAPETYLPGGGVPGTVVLPGDQRITYTLPKAGSTATDKTVTYQTATENVPPKTPTRYGSPPLVTDITKKSATLHQESKFFREEHYGGQPGQPTTVAYHPGSPVQTTVTRNEKYYQVEGGGGGGSYPNGHGPGDRPDYPGTTVMYQNEPPLTTVNETHTTINRIEEHYPSRPPSSGRYPTPDKPATPVNYYTVPPQITPPQPSTTIYKFSNTTTTVPPSKNAEDHEVLLPKPFPVGSVQVCPSKPATVEQTPPKKLEDLMASFSDSEREVLHNIEKREKVQQKESSTVKKEVDFVPHTPPKVKSKNVAGPPVYYPPGSAEFTKKEESSAAMSQSGGGWEKASAKYEYEASSKSKSKSKSGAAVVPVCLPLCCALPCVIM, from the exons ATGTCAGCAGCCGTGAGGGAGAGAACGACAACACACACCAGCAGAAAGATCGTGAGTCATGGCGGTCCTATATCTGGCCAGAGCCAGCCAGCAACCACGGCCAACAGCAGCCTCGAAAACAACTTGG ATGCTCTTCTCGAGGACTTGCAAACAAGCGTCTCGAGAAGTACCACGCCTAATCGAGGAGGCAGACCGTTGTCGCCCCAAGTAGAGTATCGCGTGGCTGCGAATCCAACCAAGGTGGTGTCCGAAGTCAG ATCTATTTCACCGTCGCGAACGATGACGACCTCGATGGAGAAGTACGTGAGCACTGGACCGAGTGGCGCAGCAAGTGGTATACCCGGTTTAGAATTCATCGATTCGGAACTACAAAAT gTACAACCCGGTCAAAGTAAAACGATCGCTTATAAGCAGGTGTCGTATCAGTACAACAAAAACCTCGATGGAAAGCCTGGTGGCG aTACCTGGATAGCACCGGACAATACGGTGTCTAGCTCGGCCTTGAT CGATAACATACGAGAAAGAACTTACgaagaaaatacaattcaaCGGGGTTTAGAACCTGCTAGCAAAACATTCAATAGAGAACTA GTATACAGCGACGGTTCTGCGCCTCGTTCAAAACAGACTTCACCTTTACCTGGTCTGCAACAGCGAgacgtaaaatatattcatgaatcTTCGA GTTACCAGGCAGAATCGACACCGAGTACGGTAACTACCGTCCACGCGAATACCGGCCAAGAATACGGAAATGTGGAATATATACCAGTTCCATCGCCAACGCCATCGATACCCATCAATCTGGCACCTGGACCAAACACAAAAGTCACGACCACCATAAAAACGTACACCTACGAATTACCAGGAGCACCCGAGACATATTTACCAGGTGGCGGTGTGCCAGGAACTGTGGTACTTCCAGGTGACCAAAGAATTACGTATACATTACCGAAAGCCGGTAGCACTGCCACCGATAAGACGGTCACCTATCAAACTGCGACTGAAAACGTTCCACCTAAAACACCGACTAGGTATGGCAGTCCACCCCTTGTAACGGACATTACCAAAAAGTCTGCAACGTTGCACCAAGAATCAAAATTCTTCCGCGAAGAACACTACGGAGGTCAACCAGGACAACCAACTACAGTTGCCTATCATCCCGGTTCACCAGTCCAGACTACAGTCACGCGAAATGAAAAGTACTATCAAGTCGAAGGTGGTGGTGGCGGCGGCAGTTACCCTAATGGCCACGGTCCTGGTGATCGACCAGATTATCCTGGAACCACGGTCATGTATCAAAACGAGCCACCACTCACCACTGTAAACGAAACTCATACCACTATAAATCGAATCGAGGAACATTACCCTAGTCGTCCACCGTCCAGTGGACGATATCCGACACCTGATAAACCAGCAACACCGGTTAACTATTATACCGTACCGCCACAGATCACTCCGCCGCAACCTTCCACgactatatataaattttccaacaCGACTACGACTGTACCGCCTAGCAAGAATGCCGAAGACCACGAAGTCTTGTTACCTAAACCGTTCCCAGTCGGGAGCGTTCAAGTCTGTCCCTCTAAGCCTGCTACAGTTGAGCAAACTCCACCTAAAAAGTTGGAAGATCTAATGGCATCGTTCTCTGATTCTGAG CGCGAAGTGCTGCATAACATtgaaaaaagggaaaaagtaCAACAAAAAGAATCTTCAACCGTTAAAAAAGAAGTCGACTTTGTGCCGCATACGCCGCCcaaagtaaaaagtaaaaatgttgCCGGACCTCCAGTTTACTATCCTCCTGGATCAGCGGAATTCACTAAAAAGGAAGAATCTAGCGCGGCAATGTCGCAATCCGGT gGCGGATGGGAAAAGGCTAGTGcaaaatacgaatacgaaGCATCCAGTAAAAGCAAATCGAAATCCAAAAGCGGTGCTGCTGTAGTTCCCGTTTGTTTGCCTCTTTGTTGTGCTTTGCCGTGTGTAATTATGTAA